TTCCGGAGGCGTTCAGCCATAATTTCCAGCTCGCGGATTTCCTTGACCAGAACCTCCGCCTTCTCGGCATTCTTGCTCAGGCGGGTCTCCGATGTCGCGAAATGAGAGAAGACTTTTTCGACGGTTGTCATCTGGAAACTGGTCGCCTCATGGATGGACTGAATCTGCACTTCCCGTTCCTCCAGGCCGCGGTCGAATTCGCGTGTGGCCCTGACCTGCTCCTCCATCCCCCTGGCAATCTGATCAGCCGCGCCTTTCATTTCAGTGACCCCTTCCTGAATACGAACCGTAGCGATCAACTGCTCCTGCATGGCTCTGGCTATGGCCTTGACGGAGCGCAGGCTGTGCCCCGCACCTTTGAGCAGCGTGCGGGACCGTTCCCCCTCCTGGCCGGTGAGCTCGGCGATCTCCTCGGAAGCTAGCGCCGCGCTCTTTGAGCTTTCGACGATCTTGCGCAAAGCCTCGCCGGTGGACAGCGACAACTGCTTGCCGCGAAGAATGCGTTCTCCCGTCGCTTCCACCGCCTTGGTCACCTCGGCGGTATCTCCCCCGATCGCCTCAACGATTCGGTGAATATCCTGTGCGCTTGTAGTGGTGCGGTCGGCCAGGTCGCGGATCTCTTCCGCCACAACGGCGAAGCCTTTCCCCTCTTCCCCGGCTTGTGCGGCGATGATGGCGGCATTGAAGGCCAGCAGTTCGGTATCGGAAACCAGTTCCTTGATGACCCCGATTATTTTTGCCACTTCGCCGGTCTGGTGGGCCAGGCGCTGCATGGCCGCCATCGATTCCCGGCTGTCCTTTTCGATCCGCTCCATTTCCTCCATGGAGGACTTGACCACCACAAGACCGTTTTCGGCATCCCTGTTCACTGCTTCGGCAGCTTGTGCGCTGGCCGAAGCCCCTGTGCGGATTTTCTGCAGCGATTCACTGAAGGCATCCAGATCATGGGCCGCACCCTCCACATCTCTGGCTATGTTCTCTGTCTGAGAGGTCACCTCCCGCACGCTGGAGGCCACTTCATCGACACAGGTGGTGGTCTCAAGAAATTTAGCGGTGGAATGATCCATCGCACCCGCCATCTCCTCCAGGGAAGCTGAGAGCTCCCGGGACAGGGCGGCCTCGTCCTGAGAGCGGTTGGAAAGAGCCTCCACCTGTGCCAGTACGGCCTGCTGTTTTTCGCTCAAGGCGTTGATATCGCTTCGGGTGTTCACGGCGGCCTTCAAGCCCTCCCGCGATCTGTCGAAAAAATATCGGCCGGTTTCGCTCAGTGAGCGGTAGTGCGGGATGAGGTCATCCACGGTGCCGAGAAGGCCCTTGACCAGAGCGTCGACATGAGAGACAGCGGTTTCCGAAGCCTCCTGCAGTCCTTCCACCGTATTCTTGCCCAGGGCGATTTCTCCAGTCAGGGGGCGCAGTTGTTGAAGCTGCAGGCGGAGCTGTTTCTTGAGGGATTCGCGAACAAAGAGATAGATGATGGCTCCCATGACCAGGCCCATCCCCAGACAGCTCAGGATGAAGGGGAGGGAGATGACGGCACCGCCTAGAAAAGGGGCAACCAGCAATGGAAAGATGCCACCCGCCACGAGTCCGGTAATGTGGGTGAAAAAAAACAGCTTTTTAAGGTAAGAAGTCTTAGCCGGAGCTCTCTGGTCCATATTCACCTCTTTTTCTGAAAAAAATCAGGCTTTCGTTGAAAATTCAGTCTGTTAGAGATATCACAGGGAGGGGGGGCAGGGCAAGGGGTAAAAAGGACTTGCGCTTCCCATGGCACCGGCCGTTATGCTAGCATGATGTCCGTCGGGAAACTTCCGGCAAACACAAGAGAAATTTCTGAGACACGCTGTGAGCCCATGAGAATGCCTGCGGCCCTTTTCGACACCCATGTGCATCTCAATGCCGCCCCCCTGATCGAGAATCTCGATCGCGAGATCGATCGGGCGCGGCAGGCCGGCGTCGAGTCTTTCCTCATACCGGGCGTACGTTGGAAAGAGTGGCCGCAGATGCTCTCCGTCGCCCGGGCCGTTCCGGGAGCTCTTGTCGCTCCGGGGCTGCACCCCCTGGCGGCCGCGGAATGGAACGAGGAGGTCGCGGGCGGGCTCATTGATCTGTTCTCAAACACCTTGACGGCGGCTGTAGGGGAAATCGGCCTTGACGCTCTCATCGATTCCCCCGACATGGAGGTGCAGGAGCGGGCGTTTCGCAGTCAGCTGCGGCTTGCCGTTGAGGCGCAGCTGCCGGTTCTGATCCACTGCCGGAGGGCGACGGGAAGACTGCTGGATATTCTGCGGCAGGAAAAGGCTCAACGTGTCGGCGGAATCTTTCACGCCTTTTCCGGGAGCATCGAGACCGCCATGGAGGCGATCCGTCTCGGCTTCGTCCTCGGTTTCGGCGGCCCTTTGACCTATCCCAACGCCCGGAGGATCCCCGAGGTGCTGCGGCAGGTGCCAAAGGATGCGATCGTTCTCGAAACCGACGCTCCCGATATGCCGCCCCACCCCCACCGCGGAGAACCCAACGCTCCCGCCAACCTGCCGCTCATCGCCCGCCGGGTGGCAGAGGTACGCGGCTGGAGCGAGGAAGAGACGGCACGGGTGACGACGGAGAACGCGCGAAGAATCCTTAAGCCGGTGACTAGTCATCGCTAAAAGAGGCCAATAGGAAAGAGATATTTACCAATCACCAATCACGGATTTTCATATGAAACAACATCGCTTCTCCCGCATGGAACTTCTGGTCGGAGATCAGGGAATGTCACGCCTGGCCGGATCATCGGTGGCCGTCTTCGGCATCGGTGGGGTCGGCAGCTATGCCTCCGAGGCCCTGGCGCGGGCCGGAGTGGGCCGTCTCACCCTGGTCGATTTCGATGATATCTGTCTCACCAACGTGAACCGCCAGCTTCACGCCCTCGACGGCACCGTCGGGCGCCCCAAGGTCCAGGTCATGGCCGAGCGCTGCAGGGCCATACATCCCCAGGCGCAGGTCGAACCGATCCGGGCCTTTTACGAGGCGGTCAATGCCGAAGAGCTGCTGGGGCGGGGCTATAATTATGTCCTCGACTGCATCGACCACATCACCGCCAAGCTGCACCTGATCCAATCCTGCAAGGAGCGGGAGATCCCCGTCATCTCCTCCATGGGGGCGGCCAACAAGCTCGATCCGACCAAAATTGCCGTCGCCGATCTCTTCCATACCCAGAAGTGCCGGCTCGCCCGCATCATCCGAAAGGAGCTGCGTCGGCGGGGCATCGTCTCGGATGTGAAAGTGGTTTACTCCACCGAGGAGTTCCGCCCCCTGGGCGAATCGACCGCCGGCTGCGCCGGGGGGTGCATCTGCCCCAACAAGGAGGAGCAGCGCTGGAGCTGCACCGACCGCCGGGTCATCCTCGGCAGCTCCTCCTATATCCCGCCGATCTTCGGCCTGACCATGGCCGGGGAGGTGATCCGCGCCCTGCTCGGAGATGGGACGCCGTGAGCCTTCCCTTCGCCCTGCAGGCTGCGGCCCTGTTCGCCATCGGCGCTTTCACCGGCGTGGTCAACGTGCTAGCCGGCGGCGGCTCCCTTCTTACTCTGCCGCTGCTGATCTTTTTCGGCCTGCCGGCCACCGTGGCCAACGGCACCAACCGCGTCGGCATCGTCTTCCAGAGCGTCACCGCCATCGGCGGCTTTCGCCGGCAGAAAATGCTGCCAGTCGGCCTGGCCCTGCTGTGCACGGCCCCGGCCGTCGCCGGCAGTCTGCTCGGCGCCCGGCTGGCGGTGGATATCGACGACGCCCTCTTCCAGCGCATTCTGGCCCTGATCATGATCGGCGTGCTCGCCTTCATGGTGCTCGATCCGATGAAAAAGCACCGGATCGAGGAAGTCCATTTCACTCC
The Desulfuromonas sp. TF genome window above contains:
- a CDS encoding TatD family hydrolase is translated as MRMPAALFDTHVHLNAAPLIENLDREIDRARQAGVESFLIPGVRWKEWPQMLSVARAVPGALVAPGLHPLAAAEWNEEVAGGLIDLFSNTLTAAVGEIGLDALIDSPDMEVQERAFRSQLRLAVEAQLPVLIHCRRATGRLLDILRQEKAQRVGGIFHAFSGSIETAMEAIRLGFVLGFGGPLTYPNARRIPEVLRQVPKDAIVLETDAPDMPPHPHRGEPNAPANLPLIARRVAEVRGWSEEETARVTTENARRILKPVTSHR
- a CDS encoding sulfite exporter TauE/SafE family protein, yielding MSLPFALQAAALFAIGAFTGVVNVLAGGGSLLTLPLLIFFGLPATVANGTNRVGIVFQSVTAIGGFRRQKMLPVGLALLCTAPAVAGSLLGARLAVDIDDALFQRILALIMIGVLAFMVLDPMKKHRIEEVHFTPLRTGVLLVSFFVIGIYGGFVQAGVGFLIITGLLAHGLDLVRINAVKVFVTLVFTVAALSVFVAHSQVDWPMGLALAAGNATGGWIGTRVAVKKGHDWIKKVVSLTVLVFALKLLFG
- a CDS encoding ThiF family adenylyltransferase, which encodes MKQHRFSRMELLVGDQGMSRLAGSSVAVFGIGGVGSYASEALARAGVGRLTLVDFDDICLTNVNRQLHALDGTVGRPKVQVMAERCRAIHPQAQVEPIRAFYEAVNAEELLGRGYNYVLDCIDHITAKLHLIQSCKEREIPVISSMGAANKLDPTKIAVADLFHTQKCRLARIIRKELRRRGIVSDVKVVYSTEEFRPLGESTAGCAGGCICPNKEEQRWSCTDRRVILGSSSYIPPIFGLTMAGEVIRALLGDGTP
- a CDS encoding methyl-accepting chemotaxis protein; the encoded protein is MDQRAPAKTSYLKKLFFFTHITGLVAGGIFPLLVAPFLGGAVISLPFILSCLGMGLVMGAIIYLFVRESLKKQLRLQLQQLRPLTGEIALGKNTVEGLQEASETAVSHVDALVKGLLGTVDDLIPHYRSLSETGRYFFDRSREGLKAAVNTRSDINALSEKQQAVLAQVEALSNRSQDEAALSRELSASLEEMAGAMDHSTAKFLETTTCVDEVASSVREVTSQTENIARDVEGAAHDLDAFSESLQKIRTGASASAQAAEAVNRDAENGLVVVKSSMEEMERIEKDSRESMAAMQRLAHQTGEVAKIIGVIKELVSDTELLAFNAAIIAAQAGEEGKGFAVVAEEIRDLADRTTTSAQDIHRIVEAIGGDTAEVTKAVEATGERILRGKQLSLSTGEALRKIVESSKSAALASEEIAELTGQEGERSRTLLKGAGHSLRSVKAIARAMQEQLIATVRIQEGVTEMKGAADQIARGMEEQVRATREFDRGLEEREVQIQSIHEATSFQMTTVEKVFSHFATSETRLSKNAEKAEVLVKEIRELEIMAERLRKLAADFGRPDQGKSFSVGAAPAAVSA